One region of Halomicrobium sp. LC1Hm genomic DNA includes:
- a CDS encoding Lrp/AsnC family transcriptional regulator yields the protein MDDLDREIMGILRRDSRTPYTEIADEVGTSEGTVRNRVERLIDEGIIERFTIATQTGNVKAMIEVSVDVNVDTHAVTDLMAEWPEVDFVWQVSGEEDIVLVVDCADTGGVNELITQARELEEVVSTKTRLILDERLG from the coding sequence ATGGACGACCTCGACCGCGAGATCATGGGCATCCTCCGGCGGGACTCCCGAACGCCGTACACGGAGATCGCCGACGAGGTGGGAACCTCCGAGGGCACCGTCCGAAACCGCGTCGAGCGGCTGATCGACGAGGGGATCATCGAGCGCTTCACCATCGCTACGCAGACGGGCAACGTCAAAGCGATGATCGAGGTCAGCGTCGACGTCAACGTCGACACGCACGCCGTCACCGACCTCATGGCCGAGTGGCCCGAAGTCGACTTCGTCTGGCAGGTGTCGGGAGAGGAGGACATCGTACTCGTGGTCGACTGCGCCGACACCGGCGGCGTCAACGAACTGATTACACAGGCCCGGGAGCTGGAGGAAGTCGTGAGCACGAAGACGAGGCTGATTCTCGACGAACGGCTCGGATAG
- the carA gene encoding glutamine-hydrolyzing carbamoyl-phosphate synthase small subunit, which translates to MADAYVAIEGERVVEARSRAPGTARGELVFTTAYTGYEESLTDPSYEEQVLTFSYPLIGNYGVREERFESDRVHPRAAVAREMTDDVAEWLESEGVPAVDHLDTRDIVTEIRDEGAMKCGISAGPDASEAKALEQLAQCEHMSDHTDIGAQVSVDEAETHNEAGDGPTVALVDCGAKGSIVSSLVERDATVHVLPYDTTPETVDELDPDVLFISNGPGDPVNFEQANELVAEKVGDVPLAGICLGQQVVANALGGDTEKMEFGHRGVNQPVRDLRSGQVVMTTQNHGYTVADPGEKLDVTQVNVNDDTPEGLENDDLDIITRQYHPEANPGPNDSLDFFDDVLALAEE; encoded by the coding sequence ATGGCTGACGCATACGTCGCGATCGAAGGTGAGCGTGTCGTCGAGGCACGTTCGCGCGCACCGGGCACCGCACGTGGCGAACTGGTATTTACGACCGCGTACACGGGCTACGAGGAGAGTCTGACCGACCCGTCCTACGAGGAGCAGGTCCTCACGTTCTCGTATCCCTTGATCGGCAACTACGGCGTCCGCGAAGAGCGGTTCGAGTCCGACCGAGTCCACCCCCGCGCCGCCGTCGCTCGCGAGATGACCGACGACGTGGCCGAGTGGCTCGAAAGCGAGGGCGTCCCGGCCGTCGACCACCTCGACACCCGCGACATCGTCACGGAGATCCGCGACGAGGGTGCGATGAAGTGTGGCATCTCGGCCGGTCCCGACGCCAGCGAGGCGAAAGCGCTCGAACAGCTCGCCCAGTGTGAGCACATGTCCGACCACACCGACATCGGCGCACAGGTCAGCGTCGACGAGGCAGAGACCCACAACGAAGCGGGCGACGGGCCGACGGTCGCGCTCGTCGACTGTGGCGCGAAGGGATCGATCGTCTCGTCGCTGGTCGAACGCGACGCCACCGTCCACGTCCTGCCCTACGACACGACGCCGGAGACGGTCGACGAACTCGACCCGGACGTGCTGTTTATCTCGAACGGCCCCGGCGACCCGGTGAACTTCGAGCAGGCCAACGAACTCGTCGCCGAGAAGGTCGGCGACGTCCCCCTCGCTGGCATCTGTCTGGGCCAGCAGGTCGTCGCCAACGCCCTGGGTGGGGACACCGAGAAGATGGAGTTCGGCCACCGCGGCGTCAACCAGCCCGTGCGTGACCTGCGCAGTGGACAGGTCGTCATGACCACCCAGAACCACGGCTACACGGTCGCCGACCCCGGCGAGAAACTCGACGTGACGCAGGTCAACGTCAACGACGACACGCCCGAGGGACTGGAGAACGACGACCTCGACATCATCACCCGCCAGTACCACCCCGAGGCCAACCCCGGCCCCAACGACTCGCTGGACTTCTTC